Proteins found in one Herbiconiux sp. A18JL235 genomic segment:
- a CDS encoding ABC transporter ATP-binding protein — MTATTPHTGDVSSTPAPVLDVVGLTKTFRVGGIRKRDVHAVTDAHFTVGQERIVALVGESGSGKSTIARMIARLEKPSSGRMIVNGRDVLREEPRSASRAYRRTVQMIFQDPFGSLNPAHTVGYSVSRPIQVHSISAQARSEVEGLLETVGLNPGRDYADKYPHELSGGQRQRVAIARALASQPSLILADEPTSMLDVSIRMGVLNLLERLRDERHLSYLYITHDLASARYISDEILVMYRGHLVEGGATEDVIAAPAHPYTQRLLAAVPNPGASAHPLVDEAEAIDLFGACPFAMAQGDRDICAQERTPRHHLSPGHWIRCSIFGSGTASAGSTLNDQGGSR; from the coding sequence ATGACCGCCACCACGCCTCACACCGGCGACGTATCCTCGACGCCCGCGCCCGTGCTCGACGTCGTGGGCCTCACGAAGACCTTCCGCGTCGGAGGCATCAGGAAGCGCGACGTGCACGCCGTGACCGACGCCCACTTCACCGTTGGCCAGGAGCGGATCGTGGCGCTCGTGGGGGAGTCGGGCAGCGGAAAGAGCACCATCGCGCGCATGATCGCCCGCTTGGAGAAGCCGAGCAGCGGCCGGATGATCGTGAACGGACGTGACGTGTTGCGCGAAGAGCCCCGTTCGGCCAGCCGGGCCTACCGCCGCACCGTTCAGATGATCTTCCAGGATCCCTTTGGCTCGCTCAATCCGGCTCACACCGTGGGGTACAGCGTCTCGCGCCCTATTCAGGTGCATTCGATCAGCGCTCAGGCGAGGTCCGAGGTCGAGGGACTACTCGAGACGGTCGGACTGAACCCGGGCCGAGACTATGCGGACAAGTACCCCCACGAGTTGTCGGGAGGCCAACGGCAGCGGGTGGCGATCGCGCGCGCCCTCGCCTCGCAGCCCTCCCTCATCCTCGCCGACGAGCCGACCTCGATGCTCGACGTGTCGATCCGCATGGGAGTCCTGAACCTCCTCGAGAGGCTGCGCGACGAGCGCCACCTCTCGTACCTCTACATCACTCACGACTTGGCGAGTGCACGCTACATCAGCGATGAGATCCTGGTGATGTACCGGGGTCATCTCGTGGAAGGCGGGGCGACGGAGGACGTGATCGCTGCGCCCGCCCACCCTTACACTCAACGCCTGTTGGCGGCCGTGCCGAACCCGGGGGCATCCGCGCATCCGCTCGTCGACGAGGCCGAAGCGATCGATCTGTTCGGTGCCTGTCCCTTCGCGATGGCGCAGGGCGACCGCGACATCTGTGCGCAGGAGCGCACGCCACGGCACCACCTCTCTCCTGGCCACTGGATTCGCTGTTCGATCTTCGGCTCAGGAACTGCGTCAGCGGGCTCGACACTCAACGATCAAGGAGGATCACGATGA
- a CDS encoding ABC transporter ATP-binding protein translates to MLEIRDLCVDYHTPAGAKRAVDTVSFDIAPGEVLGLAGESGSGKSTIAQAILRILRPPGVISSGQVLWEGRDVLGMNDSALRRFRWEEIAMVFQSAMNAMNPVMTIGDQIADTLRAHGVTSRSEIRDRISELLTIVGIDRARATSYPHQLSGGMRQRAVIAIALALNPRLLIMDEPTTALDVIVQRSIMQKIRELKERLGFSILFITHDISLMVEFSDRMAIMYGGKIVEEAPSRRILDHPQHPYTAGLIDSFPTLTGPRARLTGIPGSPPDLLALPSGCTFNPRCPRAFDTCVVREPALLPTEHDHVTACHLYHQDSR, encoded by the coding sequence GTGCTTGAGATCCGCGACCTCTGCGTCGACTACCACACGCCGGCGGGTGCGAAGCGCGCCGTCGATACAGTCTCGTTCGACATCGCCCCCGGCGAGGTGCTCGGTCTCGCCGGGGAGTCGGGCAGCGGAAAGTCGACCATTGCGCAAGCGATTCTGCGCATCCTCCGCCCACCGGGGGTCATCTCGAGCGGGCAGGTGCTGTGGGAGGGGCGCGACGTGCTCGGCATGAACGACTCCGCCCTCCGCAGGTTCCGTTGGGAGGAGATCGCGATGGTCTTCCAGAGCGCGATGAACGCGATGAACCCCGTGATGACGATCGGCGACCAGATCGCCGACACCCTTCGGGCTCACGGCGTCACCAGCAGGAGTGAGATCCGCGACCGCATCAGCGAGCTCCTGACCATCGTCGGCATCGACCGGGCTCGCGCGACGTCGTACCCCCACCAGCTCTCGGGCGGGATGCGGCAGCGAGCCGTCATCGCGATCGCCCTCGCGCTCAATCCGCGTCTTCTCATCATGGACGAGCCGACGACGGCTCTCGACGTCATCGTGCAGCGCTCGATCATGCAGAAGATCCGTGAGCTGAAGGAGCGACTCGGGTTCTCGATCCTCTTCATCACCCACGACATCTCGCTGATGGTCGAGTTCTCCGACCGCATGGCGATCATGTACGGCGGGAAGATCGTCGAGGAGGCTCCCTCGCGCCGCATTCTCGACCACCCGCAGCACCCCTACACGGCGGGTCTGATCGACTCCTTCCCCACCTTGACCGGCCCGCGCGCTCGGCTGACCGGCATACCGGGCAGCCCACCCGATCTGCTCGCACTTCCGAGCGGCTGCACCTTCAACCCGCGCTGCCCGCGGGCGTTCGACACGTGTGTCGTGCGAGAGCCGGCCCTTCTTCCCACGGAGCACGATCACGTGACCGCATGCCATCTCTACCACCAGGACAGCCGATGA
- a CDS encoding ABC transporter permease, translating into MNQNGQLRRLLRNRKVVLGLGILAFFALMAIFGPLVIHGDPNAFLGTRNQPPSPQHPLGTTGQGQDVLLQLVNGARTSLGVGLVVGVLATVIGTLVGITSAYFGGLTDEGLSLTTNVFIILPGLPLLVALAAFLPPGVGTMIFVLTITGWAGTARVIRSQALSIRARDFVAAATVSGERPLRIMLREIMPNMASIVVGVFVGSVTYGIIAQAGLEFLGLGDLSSVSWGTMLYWAGNNAALLQGTWWTFLPPGLCIALVGFALALMNYGADEITNPRLRGGSDVRNARKKQSKLLARRANRAAVMAPGTTSVKEATRA; encoded by the coding sequence GTGAATCAGAACGGTCAGCTCCGACGTCTTCTGCGCAACCGCAAGGTGGTGCTGGGCCTCGGCATCCTGGCATTCTTCGCGCTCATGGCGATCTTCGGACCCCTCGTCATCCACGGCGACCCCAACGCCTTCCTCGGAACCCGCAATCAGCCGCCCTCCCCGCAGCATCCGCTCGGGACGACGGGTCAGGGTCAGGACGTGCTGCTGCAACTCGTGAACGGAGCCCGCACGAGTCTCGGCGTCGGCCTCGTCGTGGGCGTTCTCGCCACCGTGATCGGCACGCTCGTCGGCATCACCTCGGCCTACTTCGGAGGGCTGACCGACGAGGGACTCTCGCTCACGACGAACGTCTTCATCATCCTTCCCGGCCTCCCGCTTCTGGTGGCGCTCGCGGCTTTCCTCCCGCCGGGTGTCGGCACGATGATCTTCGTCCTCACGATCACGGGTTGGGCAGGCACGGCGCGTGTCATCCGATCACAAGCGCTGTCCATCAGAGCCCGAGACTTCGTGGCCGCAGCGACCGTGTCGGGCGAGAGACCTCTCCGCATCATGCTGCGCGAGATCATGCCCAACATGGCCTCGATCGTCGTGGGAGTGTTCGTCGGCTCCGTGACCTACGGCATCATCGCCCAAGCCGGGCTGGAATTCCTGGGCCTCGGCGACCTCAGCAGCGTCAGCTGGGGCACGATGCTCTACTGGGCGGGCAACAACGCAGCGCTTCTCCAGGGCACCTGGTGGACCTTCCTCCCACCCGGCCTCTGCATAGCCCTCGTCGGCTTCGCCCTCGCGCTCATGAACTACGGCGCCGACGAGATCACGAACCCCAGGCTCCGCGGCGGATCAGACGTCCGGAACGCCCGCAAGAAGCAATCGAAGCTGCTCGCACGACGTGCGAACCGGGCTGCGGTCATGGCGCCCGGCACCACTTCGGTCAAGGAGGCCACACGTGCTTGA
- a CDS encoding ABC transporter permease translates to MRFLLRRAGFYLVAFWVSLTLNFFLPRLIPGDPASRLLSRIQDRLTPDQIASLKGVFGLSDDPLWMQYLTYLGNVFQGNLGLSISRFPAPVVDVIAGGLWWTILLGGVALIVSFIVGNILGVIGAWRRGGAVDSFLPPVLVFFSAFPYFWLAMLALFFLGFQLHLFPIRNAYDATLTPAFDADFIGSVLYHLVLPAGTVVLVSVGGWMLGMRNTMIGTLSEDYISMAEAKGLFRRTVMYRYAARNALLPAVTSFGLSLGFIISGALLTEIVFTYPGLGYQLLTAVQNLDYPLIQGLLLMITFAVLIANMLVDIAYVRLDPRVRTS, encoded by the coding sequence GTGCGCTTTCTCCTCCGACGGGCCGGTTTCTACCTCGTCGCCTTCTGGGTGTCGCTCACCCTCAACTTCTTCCTGCCCCGACTCATACCGGGCGACCCGGCATCTCGGTTGCTGTCCCGCATCCAGGACAGGCTGACACCCGACCAGATCGCATCGCTCAAAGGGGTCTTCGGCCTCAGCGACGACCCCTTGTGGATGCAGTACCTCACCTACCTCGGCAACGTCTTCCAGGGCAACCTCGGCCTCTCCATCTCGCGCTTTCCGGCGCCGGTGGTCGACGTGATCGCCGGCGGCCTCTGGTGGACCATCCTCCTGGGCGGTGTTGCGCTCATCGTGAGCTTCATCGTCGGCAACATCCTCGGCGTCATCGGAGCGTGGCGCCGAGGAGGCGCCGTCGATTCCTTCCTCCCTCCCGTGCTCGTCTTCTTCTCGGCCTTCCCCTACTTCTGGCTCGCGATGCTCGCCCTGTTCTTCCTCGGCTTCCAGCTGCACCTGTTCCCCATCCGCAACGCCTACGACGCCACCCTCACGCCGGCCTTCGACGCCGACTTCATCGGAAGCGTGCTGTACCACCTCGTGCTGCCCGCAGGAACCGTCGTCCTGGTCTCCGTGGGCGGTTGGATGCTCGGCATGCGCAACACGATGATCGGCACGCTGTCGGAGGACTACATCTCGATGGCCGAGGCGAAGGGCTTGTTCCGCCGCACGGTCATGTACCGGTACGCCGCCCGCAATGCCCTGTTGCCGGCGGTGACCTCCTTCGGCCTGTCGCTGGGCTTCATCATCAGCGGTGCGTTGCTCACCGAGATCGTGTTCACCTACCCCGGACTCGGATACCAGTTGCTCACCGCAGTGCAGAACCTCGACTATCCCCTCATCCAGGGCCTGCTGCTGATGATCACGTTCGCGGTGCTCATCGCCAACATGCTCGTCGACATCGCCTATGTACGGCTCGACCCCCGAGTGAGGACATCGTGA